Within Winogradskyella helgolandensis, the genomic segment ATGCAGAAAGATGGATTAGTTGACGCTTATGACAATAACGCAATGGGAGTTTGTGCAGATGACTGTGCTACTGAATATGAGTTTTCTAGAGAAGATCAAGATGCTTATGCTATTCAATCTTACGAACGCTCTAAAGCGGCTTGGGATGCAGGTAAATTTAACGAAGAGGTGATTTCTGTTGAAGTTCCTCAACGTCGAGGAGAACCTGTTATTGTTGACAGAGATGAAGAATACTCGAATGTGAGAATGGATAAAATTCCTGCTTTACGTCCTGCTTTTACAAAAGACGGAACGGTAACCGCGGCAAATGCTTCTACAATTAACGATGGAGCTGCAGCTTTAGTTTTAATGAGCAGAGAAAAAGCTGAGGAATTAGGGTTAAAACCAATAGCTATCGTAAAAGGTTATGCAGATGCTGCACATGAACCAAATTGGTTTACTACTGCCCCTTCAAAAGCATTACCAAAAGCATTAGCAAAAGCGAATATTGATATAAAAGATGTTGACTTTTTTGAGTTTAATGAAGCTTTTTCTATTGTTGGTTTAGCTAATATGAAAATTTTAGGATTAGAAGATAACATCGTAAATGTAAATGGAGGTGCTGTTTCTTTAGGACATCCATTAGGTTGTTCTGGTGCTAGAATTCTTGTGACGCTAATTAACGTCTTACATCAAAACAACGCTAAATTAGGTGCAGCTGCTATATGTAATGGTGGTGGTGGTGCTTCAGCTTTTGTAATAGAACGCGCTTAACGAAACCCTATGCAATACGGCATTTGCAATCTTGGCATTGTACCTATACGATTAGAACCTAGCGATACCAGTGAAATGGTAACGCAAGCCTTGTATGGTGACTACTTTAAAGTGCTTGAACAACGTAAAAAATGGAGTCGTATTCGTTTTGCTTTTGATAAGTATGAAGGTTGGATTGATAATAAACAATATCTTGAAATTGAAGAATTTAATTATAATGATTTAAATCAATCTGATATTAATTTATCTAAAGATTTGATTGAGTTTGTTTCCGATACATCCAACAATTTATATCCAATACCTGTTGGATCGGATTTGAATGGCTTAGACTTATTGCACCATAATTTTGATGGTACTGCAGTAACCTCAAAAAGTGATAAGGGAAATATTATAAAATCTGCATTTTTATTTTTGAATGCTCCCTATTTATGGGGAGGAAAAACACCATTCGGAATTGACTGTTCTGGATTTACACAGATGGTCTATAAAATTAATGGTTATAAACTATTAAGAGATGCTTCTGAGCAAGCAACACAAGGTGAAGCCTTAAGCTTTATAGAAGAAAGTGAACCTGGTGATTTAGCATTTTTTGATAATGCCGAAGGTCATATTACACATGTTGGAATTATAATGGAAGATAACTATATTATCCATGCACATGGTAAAGTAAGAATTGATCGCTTAGACCACAGTGGTATTTATAATATTGATAAGAATGTACATACTCATAAACTGAGAGTCATTAAAAAAATAGTATAAAAAAAGCGACCCTTTTTGAGAGTCGCTTTTTTTTTTATTAAATAATAAGATTATTTGCCATTAGCAGAAGCTTCCATCGCTTCAACTTTAGCTTTCATCATTTTAAACTTATCTGTTTCTCCTAAAGCACTATAAATGTTCATTAGAGTTCTCGCTGCATCAACATTTGTGTTTTTCAACTCTAGAGCTTTCTCTAAATAAGGAATCGCTTTCTGATAAACTTGAGTACGTTCTTCTTTTAATTCATCATACTTTAGATTATCAGCTTTACTAGTTCCTAAACCATTCATTTCTTCAACAATTTTGGCTTCACCATCTAAAATAACAACAGCTATATTTGTATAAGCATCAACATAATTTGGGTTAATTGCAACTGCTTTTTCATAATATTTAATTGCTGCTTCAGAGTTTCCTCCTTCTGCCGCTAATACGCCCAAGTTATATTG encodes:
- a CDS encoding acetyl-CoA C-acyltransferase, with translation MNKEVVIVSAVRTPIGSFLGSLSTVPAPRLGAAAIKGALDKINLKPDLVDEVIMGNVVPAGSGQAPARQAAIYAGLPNTIPCTTINKVCASGMKAVMQAAQAIQLGDADIVVAGGMENMSLIPHYFHARTGTKFGPGTLVDGMQKDGLVDAYDNNAMGVCADDCATEYEFSREDQDAYAIQSYERSKAAWDAGKFNEEVISVEVPQRRGEPVIVDRDEEYSNVRMDKIPALRPAFTKDGTVTAANASTINDGAAALVLMSREKAEELGLKPIAIVKGYADAAHEPNWFTTAPSKALPKALAKANIDIKDVDFFEFNEAFSIVGLANMKILGLEDNIVNVNGGAVSLGHPLGCSGARILVTLINVLHQNNAKLGAAAICNGGGGASAFVIERA
- a CDS encoding C40 family peptidase; this encodes MQYGICNLGIVPIRLEPSDTSEMVTQALYGDYFKVLEQRKKWSRIRFAFDKYEGWIDNKQYLEIEEFNYNDLNQSDINLSKDLIEFVSDTSNNLYPIPVGSDLNGLDLLHHNFDGTAVTSKSDKGNIIKSAFLFLNAPYLWGGKTPFGIDCSGFTQMVYKINGYKLLRDASEQATQGEALSFIEESEPGDLAFFDNAEGHITHVGIIMEDNYIIHAHGKVRIDRLDHSGIYNIDKNVHTHKLRVIKKIV